The genomic segment TCCTATGGGAGCAAGAGAAACAGACTGCACAACCAGAACCTGAGGACTGACCTCTGTCTCTTGAACCTTTTTTGGAGAAGCTATCTCCCCTTCTTCAAGCATAGCTTCAGAGACCTTTTTTGGTGATATTGGAGCAGTCATACAAACATCACTAACATGCCCCCACATCTGGACACAAGAGCATCGCGGAGGAAGCCAATGATACTGAAACTCAACAGTTACATCCTCCTCTTTTGACATTTGAAATTGAAACGTGGCTGGTAAGGTTTTCGTTAGATTGACTTCCACAAACACCTTGGCCACATCAAACTTACTGCAAAGCTCAGTGTCCGGATGCAGTCTAATTAGAGTACCAATTAGACTAGTTAAGAAGCCGAGACCCTTCCACGAAAACAGAGAGTGGGGAACGTTTTTCAATGTTACCCACAAGGGCATCGAGGAAATCACTGGCTGTGCGTCTTCTGGAAGGGGAGACCACTTAGCCAGCATCATGGGAACACCCGCGATATTCCACATGCCCCTATGCAAAACTTGCAGCCTCGTAGTCTCATCACGAATGCGAAACCGGACCGAAGTTGCAGAGTTCTCGTAAACATCAATTCAAACAGACTTATTCCCAAGCGGCCATATCTTATTAACAATCACATGGATCTTCGCAACGTGTGGAGCCTCGGAGGCAAACCGACCACCAGAAAATCATCCCATAGGGGAACCGAGTCATGAAACACTGCATCAGGAACCGCAATAGTTAGAACTCCATCAATCAAACTGACTTCATAATCGTTCTTCGTAAGCGATGGTCGCTTATTCACCACGGCTGCGTACGACTGTTGCTTATTTTGTGTAGAGGACTCATCTCCCCGTGGAGAGCCCGAAGGATCTGACTCCGACATGAAGGCACACCGGCGGTGGCCGTCACACGAAACCTAGCGTGAAGGATACTCGGTAAACCCTAGAATCGCCTATTTTGTCACCCTTTCCTTATttagaatctctctctcttatttaaGAGTATAAGATCAATTGTTACATACTGATATATGGATAAGGCGGTTGATACTAGCCAAATATGTGTGAAATCATGCAACAAATACAAATCGAGTGTGTTTGGGAGTAAAACCATGATTACTGGTGGGTTCTCTTTGAATTGCTCTTtaactaataataattaaatattagtaaaagaagagagaggatgAGAAAAATAAGGAGAGAGAATAGAAACGTTACTCCCACAAGCATCTGTAGAACCGTTTCTATACAGCTGGCCAGCTATTAATGGacgaaattatttttttaattaatctttataataaatattaatattatattaaaataattaaaatactatatattgaGCAACTCTCAGAAAATTTACCAGTAATCATGTCCTAATGGATCCATGAACAATgatgaaatataatttaaaagtaGAGAAGGCATTATAGTTTATAAGATTCCAATTTAGACAAAACTATGGTATTCACAACAGTCTCAAATGAAAGCTTGTTACACCAAAATCTTCTTAACTTCTCTtaagtatatatgtatctaCTTTCTATCAGCTGGTTTGTTCAAAATGAACACTAGCAGAAATTTGGGATTAGAATTCGGGTAGTAACAACAATGACACTAGCTAGCACAAATTTTACGCTAGTAACTTTGACcgcaaaaaaaattcaaacaatgAATTCGGATTAAAACCATATTTATTATTGTACTTAATTATATCGACATTCACTAGGAAGAACAGAAAATCTAGCTTGATCAGAACAATAGTCATAGTTCATATATTTCTCTCTTACAGTCTTGTAGACCTTCTGCTCGAAGATACTTAACATCATGGTGTTCCACCAATATATTGACGAACCGCAAGCTTTGGAATTGTTTCTTGGATCATCGACGTGACAACCGGAGTCGGAAAAACCTTGGAAATGTGCCTTGAAAGGAGCATAGGTCCAATTAATCTTGGTTTTACCACCATCTGTTGCCCAGTTTTCTCCATTCCATAAACTACTCACTACTTGCATAGGCTTCGATGGATAGTTCACGCCATTGCTTGTGTTGTTATTGAACACTCTTATTGGGATACTGTCCACGTAAAACCTATTATCAAATCATCTGGtcattcattatatatatatatatatatattgggcaAACTtgtcattatatatatacatcaaatatatcaataatcattctgtttaattaagtaaaaataatcacacgacaacttttaaattaactttttacaaacaaaaaaaaatcgcacATAAGGTGACACTCATTTAGTATTCATAAaacaaatatctatatatacattttcagaaacatttataaaaaaaatcctgGAGTTCACATTTATTTACAACTCTGCCACTgccttttaattaaaaatctttggGTTATCCGATTACAAGTAAGAAGAATTGGGTTTACgattacaaataaaaactaaaaagtccAAGCCCACCTTATTTCGAAATTACCTTCCACAACGATACAAAACAGAAAGATTTTTCTTGCCTTACCCGATGATCTTAAGCGAGATTTGTGTTCAAACTTCTTGATTGCCATATATTTTCTCCCATCAATTACGTTTCTCCTTAATCAATCAACCTAAACAGAagtaaatttagaatatattaTATCCCAGAAAGATGCCATAAATAACAAAACACGTAATTATATCTCTAAATCTCGCTTCATCAGATCTTATTATCTTCATCGTAACTACTGTTTTCGTCGACCTAATCAGTATCCCTATAAATAATCGTAACCTAAAACAAGCATTATACACAAGCATTCACAACTACAGAGATATAAACAATATGGCAGCTACTTTTGCTTTCTTGAAAGATGTTCGACCATACAAAACCTCATGGAGAGTTCAAGTGAAGGTCATCCATTCATGAGAAAACGAAACGCTTGAATTGGTTTTGTCAGATTCGATGGTAAGTAGAAATGTTTATGTCTACAATATACAATACTATTCTATTACTAATGCATCTTATATCTTTCATTCTTTCAGAATAAAAAGATTCATGCATCAGTGAAGAAAGACTTGGTAAACAAATATGTGAATAGGCTTCCTGTTGGTAATTGGGTTTTCATTGAGACATTTTCTCTTAGCTATGCAACTGGTCAATTCAGACCAACCACGCATCTGTACAAGATGTCATTCATTAATGGAACTATGGTCATCAACAGTGACCCTGTTTCTGATTCTAGCTTTCTGACTTTAACTAAGTTCAAGCAAATCCAAAGTGGTGAAGCTAATCCCCACATATTTGTTGGTAAGCATCTACttacaaaagttttaatataaagtcaatatttatttagattattCATTATGCAGAGATTATTGGTCAAATCATGAGTTTGGGTGAATTGGAGGATATCGAAGCCAATAATAAGCCTACCAAAAAACTCTCTCTAGAGCTACGGGACGAAACGTAAGTCTTATCTCATAATATGTCTATATGATTATTATGTGGGATATTTCAACTCGATCACTAATCCAACTTactcattttaaataatagATAGGATAGAATGTCATGTACCTTGTGGGGTTCCTTGGCCGAGCACGTTTTTAGTTCTTTGCAAGACTCTGATGGGAGCATCGTCATCGGTGTTCTCAGATTTGTGAAGATAAAATCCTATAAGggtaaaaacatttaattattaCACATTGTTTATCATTTAACAAATGTATATTTCTTTTACTAATGATTCTACTTAATCAGGTGTGAACTTCTTGACTAATTCCTTTGATGCTTCTCAAGTCCATTTGAACCCACCATTCAATGAAGTTAATGTTTTCAGACAGAAGTAAGAATACACCGCATAGTAAATTTTCTTTCTATCATTTGTGTTAGCATAATTATTAGTAGTGATTTTAAAACGTTTAGAATCGTTTTTAACAGGCTCCCCAATGATGGCCTCTCACTCATATACCGTCAGAGACAACCAAGGTGGGGGATGGTTGCTGTTCAAGCTGAAAATGTTGAAGATTTTCCTAGGAGAACAATTGAAGAGTTGAAGAATTCGGTTGAGGTATGTACAGCTTTTGTTTACTTAATGGAATTTTACTaaatgaccaataaaaaaaatgtgtctACAGATTGGAAAGGCAAGGATTCACTGCACGGTCTACGCCATTGACACGGACTGGGCTTGGTTCTATATTAGTTGTCATACTTGCAATAAGAAAGTGGAGAAAGTAGACGATGGGGATAATGGGATCACTAACAAATCCTCAAAACCAAGGTTTCGGTGTTACAAATGCAATATTGTAGTCACTAATGTGATACCAAGGTAATTATAGTTTTCCTTTACCTTTTATTTTGAACTATATATTGTGTATAAAATCTAATCCCTTGGTTTTTGGTactttatttacatttttaaggTTTATGCTCTATGCTAATGTCATGGACTCTACTGGTGAGACAAaattattgttgtttgattctatTTGCTCTGAGATTATTGGGCAGTCTGCTGCATCACTTCTTGGTGGCTCAGTTGATGAGGTTAGCTAAACAACAagaacatatatagattttctACTCTTGACTGTGTTGATAACATTAGAATTCACTATCATTGCATTTTTTTCGCCTCTAGATTGTAGATCCAGAAAATCTGCCTGATCCACTGAAAAGTCTTATTGGAAAGACTTATCTCTTTCTGGTAACTGTTGACAAAGCAAACATATTTGATGGTAAAGACAACTATAAGGTCTCCAAAGTCCTCTTGAAAGATGGCCTACTCGAAGAACAACTGTTGGAAAATTCATCTGAGACACTAAATGCAACATCTACTGTATCTGGTGACCAGGTAAATGAGCTACATATTAATCCGGTATTTAAAAGTATAGTTATCCACGGTACACCAATTTTCATAACTAGGTGTTGTACATTTACAGGTACCTCACATGATAGAAAACAGCCCCCAAACTACTGACTCTACCACTCCATCGTCTAAGTGTATTTACCCTTCTAATGGAGGGACCTCTGATCAAAACTCCACTTCTAAAAAGTTGTGTATTGAACCAATAGATTTAGAAAAGTCTAACCCAGATTTTGGAGCTGAAAGAGTtcatgaaaaagatgaagaaacaaacaacaacgaTGGGGAGGGAAAACAGAAGGTTGTCTATGATGAAAGTGTTGTGACCAACTCAGTCATTCAggcaaaagaaaagagtgtcGGGGTTAAGATCAAGGTTGAAAAGAAGGAATGATTTGTGACAGCACTTTAATTtaagttttgcttttgtttttttttatctcccaTTCTCATGTTACAACTTCTTAAGTTTGTTATTTCCTACTTTGGTGACATTGTTTCTCGCtaataattgttgttttctaGCTCTTTTCTGAAATTATTTTGTAGCTtcaattaaacttttatattgtttttccAATTTAACAATGGCAGCAAAATGAAAACTATCTACATCATGAACCCTAATTATCTTCATAGACTCTTTACTATTTACTAACATAAATATAGAACCAAGATGTATATAGAACTGACCTTCGTTGAAGATTTATTGACCCCATGTTTCAGCCGTATTCTTAATCTCACTATATGGGGAAACAGCCTGTGAGAAACACATAAGTTTTCGTTAAAgcgaaaattaaaaagagagagtatttataatatgatgtattggaaaaacaatataaaagtaTTTAGCAGGCAAAACATTATgattatacatattaaaaagaaCATGTATTTAGCAGGCAAAACattagtatatttattattgacAAAATCTTCCTTAAGAGTGACATATTAAGAATTTagtatatagaaattatttaaaccaacataaaatattgaaatattataGTATCCCATAACTCTCTCTTTTTAGTTGTAATAAAAACCAACTATCTATATTTACTActcaatcaaatattttatttacagaAAGCAATCGTTACTCTTTTTCGTAGACATATACTAGACAAAACACCTCTCATCATCGACAGCTTATGATCTGAGACTTTTttcgagaaaaaacaaaaacccaaccatgaaaaagaaacaagaccCTTCTCTGTCTGATTTTGATTCTAATTCTAACCCATCCAAAAAAAACCCGATTGATTCATAGTTCTACTCCTAATAGTCAGATTACTCAATCAAATGCATCTAATAGTAATGGTTCTGTTCTTCTAAGTACAACATTTAGCAGGGTTTTAAACGATATTACGAACCTTGGTAATCCTTCTTCTGGTCATTTTAGGACACCAACATCTCTACAACAGTCCATTCATGCCAAGCAAACACCACATGCTCTGGGTGAATTACAACACACAAACTTTTGATAATGATAAGtatcaatttaattttgttttcgaCAAACATATACTAAAATATGAGAACTAATGTCATTACCAGGTTCAAGTTCTTTCTCGGGCATGCCTTCAATTGAAAATACCAGCTCCGGATTGACTCAGAAATCTTCAAGAGGTGTACTCACGAACATCACCAATCTACAGCGCAGAGATTTTGACCTTCCTTCTCCTGATATCCATAATAAATGAAAAGGTTAATGCTTACCTCAAATCTATTTTAAATAGCAACTACTCCTACATATAAATTGActcaagaaatctttgataGTGAACCAATGTGCTGCTTCTACATCAACCATAAGGAACCAGAAACAAAAGCTGCATTGCTCAGAAGTAGATATGTTTCCTATTAGAAATTTGCAAGAAGAATTTCAAAATGCATCACCAACTCAAGCGGGACGAGGTAATCTATAAATaccaaactttatggttttagCTATATATACTTATGATGTTTTCTATAATCCATGTTATGCGACACAATATATTAACTGTTAATGGTGACAAATAGGTCAAACTTCATGTTCTATGAACTACAAACCATTAGCAGAGAGTAGTAGTGATGATGAAAGCATGGACCCTTTCAACAATGATAGTTGTAGTGACAGTGAAACTTCAGAGGAACAGGCCTACTATATTAGTACAACTGATGAAGAAACTGACCAGTACCCTGATGAAGAAACTGAAATACCAAGCAATGCTAATATAGGAATCCAGATTGCTACAGAACAATCAACTAATGTATCACATCAGAGCGCCAGCAGTGAAGAACATATAAAATTCATGGCTAAAGTGGATCAAATGTTGcagaaaacaagagaaaatagAACTGCTGATCATAACATCCCTCAACCAAAGAAAAGAGGTCGACCACGTTtgcagaaaaaattaaattgttcAACACCAAATGCAAAGATATCAggtattcattatttttatatgttcatgaaagtattttgttacgagttatatatttacatattaagggacggttttttttgttttaacccaGATTATCTTGATCACGGTGATGCTACATACAAGTGTAAGTATTGTGGTGCCTTCATGTGGTATGATGAGCGTATAAACAAAAGTAGGAACCAAAAAGATCCAACATTTACACTATGTTGTGGGGAAGGAAATGTCAAATTACCCTTTCTAAAAGAATCTCCAGAGCTTATAAACAAATTGCTGAAAGGGAATGATGCAATGAGCAGAAACTACAGagaaaatattagaatttttaatatgatttttgccATGACTTCTCTTGGTGGAAAGGTGGACAAATCTATGCCAAAAGGGAAAGGGCCAAACATGTTTCGATTGCAAGGAGGAAACTATCATTTGATTGGCAGTTTAAAACCGGATGAGGGTGACTATGCTAAGTATTCACAACTATATATAGTTGATACTGAAAACGAAGTAGATAACAGAGTTACTGTGATCAAGTAATCATTCTGCCTACAtatcttttatatgttttagtAACTTATATATACTTATGTTTGTGATTTCGTGTTTTGCTTATTTCTGTAGCAAGGGAATAAATTCAAAGGCAAATGCAGGGAAGCAAAAACTTAATAAAGAAGTCATCGAAGCCCTAATTAAAATGCTCAATGATGTAAACCCGTATGTCAAACTTTTTAGATCCGCTAGAGAGAGGTTTCAATCAACTAATGATGAGCCATTTCACATGCGTATTGTCTCTGATCGAAAAGGTGTTGATGGGAGGATATACAGTATGCCTACAACATTAGAAGTAGCTGCTTTAATACCTGgtgattttaaaaaacaaatgccTGATCGTGATATAGTCATTCAAGAGAAGAGTACTGGTCACTTACAGAGGATAAGCCAAATTCATATCTCCTACTTGGCTCTACAATATCCTCTCATTCTATGCTATGGTGAGGATGGTTTCAGGCCTGGTATTGAGAAATGTTATCAAAAAGccaaccagaagaagaagaaatgtatTAGCATGAGACAGTGGTTCGCATTCAGGATTCAAGAGAGGGAAAACGAGTCTCATACTTTGTTGCATTCTAAGAGGTTGTTCCAGCAGtttctttgtgattcttatACAACTATCGAATCAAACAGACTTTCTTACATCAAGTTTAATCAGTCCAAACTAAGATGCGAGAACTACAGCTCCATTAAAGAGGCAGCGGCAGCTGGAACAACTACTATGGGTGAAGAAggtaatcaaattaatataccTTCTTCTTTCACTGGTGGACCTCGGTATATGGTTCAAAGCTACTATGACGCAATGGCAATCTGTAAACATTATGGATTTCCTAACCTATTCATCACCTTCACATGCAATCCTAAGTGGCCAGAGATAACAAGGTATTGCCAGTCAAGAGGTCTAACTGCTGATGATAGACCAGATATTGTTGCAAGGATATTCAAAATCAAGTTGGATTCTTTAATGGTAGATTTGACAAAGAGGAATATGCTAGGAAAGACAGTTGCatgtaagttttttcttttatgtactCGAGGTGTTCATACTATTTTTTGGTATCGGCAAATCctaaattgtgattttttctacTATTTCAGCTATGTATACTGTCGAATTTCAGAAGAGAGGATTACCACATGCTCACATTCTCTTATTCATGGATCCTCAAAGTAAGCTACGAACTCTTGACGACATTGATAAGATTATTTCTGCAGAAATTccagataaagagaaagagccAGAGCTCTATGAAGTTGTTAAAAATTCAATGATTAATGGTCCATGTGGTTCAGCAAACAGGAATTCTCCATGTATGGTTGATGGATCATGTTCAAAGAACTACccaaaaaaacatcaagataTTACAAAGGTTGGTGCTGATGGTTATCCTGTTTATAGAAGGAGGAGAACAGAAGACTACATTGAGAAGGGTGGTATTAAATGTGACAATAGGTATGTTGTGCCTTATAATAAGAAGCTCTCTCTTTGTTATCAAGCTCATATCAATATGGAATGGTGTAATCAGAATGGTTCtattaaatacttatttaagtATATCAACAAAGGCCCAGATCGTGTTACTGTCATTGTTGAGCGTGTAGATCAGTCTAAAACAAATGACAATGTCACTTCTGGCGAATCACCAAATACcactaagaaaaagaagaatgaaatcaaAGATTGGTTTGATTGCAGGTTGTGTATATTTCTTCTTAAGCAGCTCAAATTTCATTCTGCCTATGTTATTAACTATATCTATTTAACTTTGCTTCATGGTAACTCTTATCTGTTTAGATATGTATCTGCTTCAGAGGCAATTTGGAGGATTTTCAAGTTTCCACTTCAAAATAGATCTACAGCAGTTCAGAGACTATCTTTTCATGTCGAAGGGAAGCAACCTGCTTATTTTGATGGGAAGGCTCATATTAATGATGTTCTGGAACGTATACTTAATCAAGACTCTATGTTCATGGCTTGGTTGACTTTGAATAGGATTAATGCTGTTGGAAAGAATGGGAAGCGAGCTCGAGAACTTCTATATGCTCAAATTCCAGCATATTTTATTTGGGATGGAACGAATAAACGGTTtaagaagagatcaagaggTTTTTCATTGGGTCGTATTAACTACGTACCTAGAAAAATGGAAGATGAATACTATCTGAGGGTGCTTCTTAACATTGTCAGAGGACCTTGCTGTTTTGATGACATCAAGACATATAATGGTGTCGTATACGAATCCTACAAAGAAGCATGTTTTGCACGTGGAAATTTAGATGATGATCAAGTTTTCATTGATGGTTTGATTGAAGCAAGTCAGTATTGTTTTGGGGATTACTTGAGGAATTTTTTCGCTATGCTTCTTCTATCAGATTCTCTTGCTAGACCGGAACATGTATGGTCTCAGACATGGCACCTTTTATCCGAggatatagaaacaaaaaagagagaacagTACAACAATCCAGGTAATTATGTTTTCGAATATGATCGCCTAATTATCATAAAGTAGAACCAAAAGTTTACTATTCGTATACCCAACTGACAACGTAATCGAATTTTGCAGAATTGACTCTGACAGAAGCTCAGATATTAAACTACACGCTTCAAGAGATAGAGATGATTATGTTGTTTAATGGTGGAACTCTCCAAGACATTGATAATTTCCCTCAACCATCAAGCGAAGATATTGATAATTCAAACAGGTTAATTGTTGATGAGATGAGATATAACCGTGAGTTTTTGGCAGAAAAACATGGTGAATGGATAAAAATGCTAACGATTGAGCAGAGAAGCATATACGATGAGATCACCGGAGCTGTATTCAATGATTTAGGtggtgtgttttttgtttatggctttGGAGGAACAGGCAAAACATTTGTGTGGAAAACACTAGCAGCCGCTGTTAGATCAAGAGGACagattgttcttaatgttgcCTCCATTGGCATCGCCTTTTTGTTGTTAGAAGGAGGTAGGACTGCTCATTCAAGGTTTGCAATCCCTTTGAATCCTAACGAATTTTCAGTTTGCAAAATCAAGCCTAAATCAGATCTAGCAAACTTGATCAGAGAAGCATCACTTATTATCTGGGATGAAGCTCCAATGATGAGCAAGTTCCCGTTTTGAATCTTTAGACAAAAGCTTTTGTGATATTATCAAGAATAGAGATAACAAGGTATTTGGTGGGAAGGTGGTTGCTtttggaggtgatttcagacaAGTTCTTCCAGTAATTAATGGAGCAGGGAGGGCAGAAATAGTTATATCATCACTTAATGCTTCCTATCTTTGGGATCACTGCAAGTTCCTAAAGTTGACTAAAAACATGCGACTATGTGCAGACAATATAAGTGTGgatcaagctaaagaaatccAAGAATTTTCAGATTGGTTATTGGCTGTTGGTGATGGTAGGATTAATGAGCCTAATGATGGTGAGGCTCTAATCGATATCCCAGAAGAATTTTTGATTGAAGAAGCAGAAAATCCAGTAGCAGCAATTTGTAATGAAATTTATGGAGATCCAACAGAAATGCACAAAGAAAATGATGCTACATTCTTTCAAAAGAGAGCTATTTTAGCACCGACCAATGTATGATGTCAACACAATTAATCAGTTTATGCTAGAGCATTTGCAAGGTGAGTAATTACGTTTTTATAGCTTATGTTTTCCAACAATTTATTGTGACTGGAGTCTTTAAGATCTTTAATATATTAACTGTTTGTGTGCTTATAGGGGAAGAAAGGATCTACCTAAGTGCTGATAGTATAGATCCTACAGATTCAGATTCACTGAACAATCCGGTTATCACTCCAGATTTTTTAAACAGTATCAAGCTACCAGGTTTGTAACACCATGCTTTACGTTTGAAAATTGGTGCGTCGGTTATGTTGCTTAGGAATATTGATCCTAAAGGTGGGCTGTGTAATGAAACTAGGCTCCAGATTACTCAACTAGCTAATCAAATTGTCGAAGCTAGAGTAATAACAGGTGACAGAAGTGGTGAGATAGTTTTAATCCCTAAGATAAATCTAACACCTTCAGATACTAAACTCCCATTCAAGATGCGTAGAAGACAGTTTCCACTATCTGTTGCATTTGCTATGACCATCAATAAGAGTCAGGGACAGTCTCTAGAGAAAGTAGGACTTTACTTGCCTAAACATGTGTTCTCTCATGGCCAACTTTATGTGGCATTGTCTAGGGTGACATCAAAAAAAGGTTTGAGAATACTAATACTAAACAAAGAGGGAAAGATTCAGAAGCAGACTactaatgttgttttcaagGAGGTTTTCCAAAACAAACACTGAGTCATCTACTTCTTCGAAGGTAAACTTTACATATCTTATATTAGTAGCTATaacatttatatgattgttgGAAACACAAAGAACAATAGTTTTcatataattgtgttttttaaaaaaaatgtaggtGCCTCATTATCAATAAGACGAATGATTCGAGAATCATGAAGAAAGCATATCAGAACTGATTTTTAGGACtgatataaaacaattttttgcttattttattcttctttaatttagTTTCTAGACAGAGATTCAACCGGAAGATTACTTTCATTAGAATAAATTATTAaacacaatttatatatatttttttttagaccGAACTTATTTCACCGTTTGCTAATCacttaaatttgtaaaaatcaaTGCATTGAACACacagaaaaattttaaaactaatggTAGTGAATGCATATACAGATACCAACCTTAATTAAATTACCTTCAACACGCAGTGTGGTCATAGCAGTCCTTAGGTACACTTATTTTCTTCAGTTATACACCCGAACCTGAAGAAATTACTA from the Camelina sativa cultivar DH55 chromosome 12, Cs, whole genome shotgun sequence genome contains:
- the LOC104732436 gene encoding uncharacterized protein LOC104732436 translates to MCLQIGKARIHCTVYAIDTDWAWFYISCHTCNKKVEKVDDGDNGITNKSSKPRFRCYKCNIVVTNVIPRFMLYANVMDSTGETKLLLFDSICSEIIGQSAASLLGGSVDEIVDPENLPDPLKSLIGKTYLFLVTVDKANIFDGKDNYKVSKVLLKDGLLEEQLLENSSETLNATSTVSGDQVNELHINPVFKSIVIHGTPIFITRCCTFTGTSHDRKQPPNY